AGTAGCGTCTCAACTGTGTAATTTTTAAGCAATTAAGAGATAATACAAAAAACAATATTTACTTTTTCTATGAAATAGTGCCAAAACATGACCATTTTGAATATGACATTAAATCAGATACCCATCAATGCATTTTAGGAAACTGACCAACGTGCCCCGTTTTTGGCTTCCAAATGACTTCAAAACATGCCTTTTCAGGGTTCTCGTTCTTCTTTGTTCCAGCTTTTGGTCCATAAACAGCGGCAAGAACTTTTGTCTCCCCTGTATAAGTAAGTATAAATCCATCTCAACAAATCCAACTTAGATGAAAATAACTCTGAGAATTGCAGAAATTATTATGGTATAAAAGTGTTAAAGTACCTTGAGACCAACTTGCGGAGCCATGAGCACGGTTAAGAACATTACGAGTGCAAGTCAATGGTCTCAATTGATTCGCTGTTCGCCCATCTTGTCTACCCACTTCCATACCTCTCTAAATTCAACAACTCTTCAGGTCAATTCtgctataataaatttaaaataagaacTTTCAAAAATTAGCGATCCGACGATTGGTGAAGATACCAAAAGCTATCCAGCGTTTGgccatcaaaattaatttttttttgaatcgaagttaaagttggagttgaaattagagttatcatttttttttttaattttttttttttaaaatttttttttaaatatg
The nucleotide sequence above comes from Capsicum annuum cultivar UCD-10X-F1 unplaced genomic scaffold, UCD10Xv1.1 ctg28654, whole genome shotgun sequence. Encoded proteins:
- the LOC124891003 gene encoding exosome complex exonuclease RRP46 homolog isoform X2; translation: MEVGRQDGRTANQLRPLTCTRNVLNRAHGSASWSQGETKVLAAVYGPKAGTKKNENPEKACFEVIWKPKTGHVEKEYEMILKRTVQSICVLNVHPNTTTSIIIQVRQSKS
- the LOC124891003 gene encoding exosome complex exonuclease RRP46 homolog isoform X1; this encodes MEVGRQDGRTANQLRPLTCTRNVLNRAHGSASWSQGETKVLAAVYGPKAGTKKNENPEKACFEVIWKPKTGHVGKAEKEYEMILKRTVQSICVLNVHPNTTTSIIIQVRQSKS